A single window of Carassius auratus strain Wakin chromosome 9, ASM336829v1, whole genome shotgun sequence DNA harbors:
- the LOC113109142 gene encoding claudin-10-like — MRKSLIQVFGFLISTFGWLFVSCTLAMDYWRIFYVGGKGGNWMIKGTWYWSNLWKDCVVDTSSVTNCRDYDVLWAVTPYVQGVRGLLLIAMSLGLIAAVLCFIGMDCTYIGGSEKHKDRILFFGAAFHFVGGVSALAAYCLYTNRVVSTALSPAADRSIMRYGLGTPIFFGLIGSFFIILGSVLYAVTIIANSGWTVFGRKADAPPSSKAQYTSAYYAPSRPSVHLSQSSGSRVSRKSRVTGGNISPRDTFV, encoded by the exons ATGAGGAAGAGTCTGATACAGGTGTTTGGATTCTTGATCTCTACTTTCGGCTGGCTGTTTGTGAGCTGCACGCTAGCCATGGActactggaggatcttctatgTAGGAGGCAAGGGTGGTAACTGGATGATCAAGGGGACGTGGTACTGGTCGAACCTGTGGAAGGACTGTGTGGTGGACACCTCGTCCGTCACTAACTGCAGAGACTACGATGTGCTGTGGGCCGTCACAC CGTATGTTCAGGGGGTCCGAGGCCTGCTTCTGATCGCCATGAGTCTGGGGCTCATCGCCGCTGTGCTCTGCTTTATTGGGATGGACTGCACATACATCGGCGGAAGTGAGAAACACAAAGACAGAATATTATTTTTCGGAGCAGCTTTTCATTTTGTTGGTG GAGTGTCGGCGCTTGCGGCGTACTGTTTATACACAAACAGAGTGGTCAGCACTGCCCTATCACCCGCTGCTGACAGAAGTATCATGAG GTATGGGTTAGGAACTCCCATTTTCTTTGGATTGATTGGAAGTTTCTTTATAATTCTGGGATCTGTATTATATGCTGTGACAATCATCGCGAACAG TGGGTGGACAGTATTTGGCAGGAAAGCAGACGCTCCTCCGTCGAGTAAAGCGCAGTACACGTCTGCGTACTACGCCCCGTCCAGACCGTCTGTCCATCTCAGCCAGTCCAGCGGCTCTCGGGTCTCCAGGAAGTCTCGGGTCACCGGGGGGAACATATCTCCCAGAGACACATTCGTCTGA
- the cldn10b gene encoding claudin-10 isoform X1: MSNMAREILAFILTTSGWVLVSSTLPTDYWKVSSIDGTVITTATFWSNLWKTCVTDSTGVSNCKDFPSMLALDGYIQVCRGLMIAAVCLGFFASIFALIGMKCTKIGGPDQTKARIVCLSGITFMCTGLCSLSACSLYAHRITSEFFDPMFVAQKYELGAALFIGWAGSTLCILGGALFCLSLSDGMSNNSSPYPSDRRAFVNSGASLMSRAMPQSQSSHTRRPPPEYSGPSKHFDKNAYV, from the exons ATGAGTAACATGGCAAGAGAGATCCTGGCGTTTATCCTCACCACCTCGGGGTGGGTGCTGGTGTCCTCCACCTTACCTACAGACTACTGGAAGGTGTCTTCAATCGACGGCACGGTGATCACCACAGCCACCTTCTGGTCCAACCTGTGGAAGACCTGTGTGACCGATTCTACTGGAGTCTCCAACTGCAAAGACTTCCCTTCAATGCTGGCGCTGGACG GTTATATCCAGGTGTGTCGTGGACTGATGATCGCTGCAGTCTGTCTGGGTTTCTTTGCTTCGATCTTTGCTCTGATTGGCATGAAGTGCACTAAGATCGGTGGTCCTGACCAAACCAAAGCCAGAATTGTCTGCTTGTCTGGGATCACCTTCATGTGTACTG GTCTGTGTTCTCTCAGCGCCTGCTCTCTGTACGCGCACAGGATCACGTCCGAGTTTTTTGACCCCATGTTTGTTGCGCAAAA GTATGAACTGGGTGCTGCCTTGTTCATCGGCTGGGCCGGCTCGACTCTGTGCATCCTCGGAGGGGCGCTCTTCTGCCTGTCACTGTCTGATGGCATGAGCAACAA CAGTTCTCCGTATCCATCGGACAGAAGAGCTTTCGTCAACAGTGGAGCGTCTTTAATGTCTCGTGCGATGCCACAGAGTCAGTCGTCTCACACCAGGAGACCTCCGCCAGAATACAGCGGCCCTTCCAAACACTTCGACAAAAACGCCTACGTATAA
- the cldn10b gene encoding claudin-10 isoform X2 encodes MSNMAREILAFILTTSGWVLVSSTLPTDYWKVSSIDGTVITTATFWSNLWKTCVTDSTGVSNCKDFPSMLALDGYIQVCRGLMIAAVCLGFFASIFALIGMKCTKIGGPDQTKARIVCLSGITFMCTGLCSLSACSLYAHRITSEFFDPMFVAQKYELGAALFIGWAGSTLCILGGALFCLSLSDGMSNNSPYPSDRRAFVNSGASLMSRAMPQSQSSHTRRPPPEYSGPSKHFDKNAYV; translated from the exons ATGAGTAACATGGCAAGAGAGATCCTGGCGTTTATCCTCACCACCTCGGGGTGGGTGCTGGTGTCCTCCACCTTACCTACAGACTACTGGAAGGTGTCTTCAATCGACGGCACGGTGATCACCACAGCCACCTTCTGGTCCAACCTGTGGAAGACCTGTGTGACCGATTCTACTGGAGTCTCCAACTGCAAAGACTTCCCTTCAATGCTGGCGCTGGACG GTTATATCCAGGTGTGTCGTGGACTGATGATCGCTGCAGTCTGTCTGGGTTTCTTTGCTTCGATCTTTGCTCTGATTGGCATGAAGTGCACTAAGATCGGTGGTCCTGACCAAACCAAAGCCAGAATTGTCTGCTTGTCTGGGATCACCTTCATGTGTACTG GTCTGTGTTCTCTCAGCGCCTGCTCTCTGTACGCGCACAGGATCACGTCCGAGTTTTTTGACCCCATGTTTGTTGCGCAAAA GTATGAACTGGGTGCTGCCTTGTTCATCGGCTGGGCCGGCTCGACTCTGTGCATCCTCGGAGGGGCGCTCTTCTGCCTGTCACTGTCTGATGGCATGAGCAACAA TTCTCCGTATCCATCGGACAGAAGAGCTTTCGTCAACAGTGGAGCGTCTTTAATGTCTCGTGCGATGCCACAGAGTCAGTCGTCTCACACCAGGAGACCTCCGCCAGAATACAGCGGCCCTTCCAAACACTTCGACAAAAACGCCTACGTATAA